The window TGACCCAGGAGACGGCGATGAACGCGCTGCTGATCCTGTGCGTCGGCGGAGTCCTCACCGGCGCGGCGAACGCCGTGCGGGAACTCGTCAAGGAGCGCGTCATCTACCAGCGGGAGCGGGCGGTCGGCCTGTCCAGATCGGCGTACCTGATGTCCAAGGTGGTGGTGCTGGGGACGGTCACCGTGCTGCAGGCGGTCGTGCTGACCCTGGTCGCCCTGCTCGGCGTCGATCTCAACGCACCGGGTGGCGAAGGCGTGTTGATGCCGCCGCTCGTCGAAATCACCGTGGCCGTCGCCCTGCTGGCGTTCACGGCGATGATGCTCGGCCTGCTCGTCTCGGCGCTGGTGCGCAAGGAGGAGGTGACGATGCCGCTGCTGGTGCTGCTCGCCATCGTCCAGGTCGTCTTCTGCGGCGCCCTGCTGAAGCTGCACGGCGTGCCAGGACTTGAACAGCTGTCCTGGCTGGTGCCCTCGCGCTGGGCGCTCGGCGCGATGGCCGGCACCGTCGAACTGTCCCGGATCGTGCCCGGCGAGCTGACCGGCGATCCCCTGTTCGAGCACTCGGCCGGCGTGTGGCTGTTCAACGTGGCCATGCTGGTCGTGCTCTCCGGGGCCTTCGGCTACCTCGTCTCCCGGCTGCTGCGCCGGCACGAACCCGTAGTGATGCGGAAGTAGGAGGTCCAGACGATGGCTTCCCCCGGCTTCCGGCCCACCCACGTCGTCCCCCGGTACGGCATGCCCGCCTGGGAGGCCCCCGATCCCGCCCGGCCCACCGTGCCCCTCGACCCGTTCCTGCCCATCCAGCTCGTCGAACGGCGCGGCGACTGGGGGCACATCGTGTGCGCCAACGGCTGGTCGGCCTGGGTCGACGGCCGCTTCCTGGTCGCCGTACCCCAGGACCCGCCCACCGCCGACGGCGGACCGCTCACCCGCACCGCCGACCCGCGCCCCCTGCTCTCCCGCGCCGATCAGGCGCTGACCGCCTACCGGTCCGCGGTCGAGGACCTGGCGGCCGGCGACCTGGACGGCGAGACCTTCCGCGTCCGTACGCGGGGACTGCGGATCGGGGTCGTCGTCGACGGGGAGTCCGTGTGGCTGTACGACGCCGACCGCGGACGGTGGGTGTACGCGCAGGGCGACCGGCTGAGCACCTACACGATCGACGACGGACCCCGCGACCAGGCGGACCACGGACACGCCCCGACCCAGATCGTGACGACCGATGACCCGTGACACGAGCCTCTTCTCGGGCCGGCCCTCCGAGCTGATCGGCCGGAAGGTCGCCGGCTACCGCATCGAGCGCGAGATCGGCCGGGGCGGCATGGCCGTGGTCTACCGCGCCCGGGACCTGCGCCTGGAGCGCACCGTCGCGTTGAAGCTCCTCGCCCCCGAACTCGCCCGCAACGACACCTTCCGCCGCCGCTTCAGCCACGAGTCCCGGGTGGCCGCCGCGATCGACCATCCGCACATCGTGCCGGTCTTCGAGGCGGGCGAGACGGACGGTGTCCTGTACATCGCCATGCGCTACGTCGAGGGCAGCGACCTGCGCCATCTCCTCGACCGCGGGCGCCCGTTGCCGCCCGCGACGACCCTGCGCATCGCCGTACAGGTCGCCTCCGCCCTCGACGCGGCGCACGAGCACGGGCTGGTCCACCGGGACGTCAAACCCGGCAACATCCTCGTCTCGCGCGGCACCGACAGCGACCACCCCGAGCACGTCTACCTCACCGACTTCGGCCTGACGAAGAAGTCGCTGTCCCTGACCGGCTTCACGAGCGTCGGCCAGTTCGTCGGCACGCTGGACTACGTGGCCCCCGAGCAGATCTCGGGCCGGCCGGTCGACGCGCGCTGCGACGTCTACGGGCTCGCCTGCGTGCTCTACGAGTGCCTGGCCGGCTGCCCGCCGTTCCGCCGCGACGACGACATGGCCCTGCTGTGGGCCCACCAGTACGACGAGCCGCCGCCCCTGACCGAGGCCCGCCCGGACTTCGCTGCGTCCGTCGACGCCGTGTTCGCCACGGCGCTGGCCAAGAACCCCGACGACCGCCACGACTCCTGCCTCGCCCTCGTCGCCGACCTGCGCTCCGCCGTGGCCGGTGGCACGGACACGGAGCGCGCGCCGACGGAGGTGGACCTCAAGGCCGTAGCGCAGCCGAACGAGCCCGCGCAGGACGTCCCGAAACCACCACCCCGCTGGGCCGAGCCGGTCTTTCGTCGGTGAACGCGAGCCCGCCCTTCGTTGACACGGGCCGTTGCGCGGACGTCATCGTTCCCAGAGCGCCGCGACCGCGCCCCTGTGCCGCACCGGCCGCGCCAGCAGCCCGCCGAGGAACCCGGCGACCAGCCCCCACAGCAGCGCCAGCCCGAACGCGGTCCACACCTCGGGCTTCAGGAACAGCTCGCCGCCCAGATCCCCGCCCAGGTCGCCGATGCCCAGGACCGACAGGCCGTAGTGCGCGGAGATCCGGCCGACGAGGCAGATCATCAGGACCGTGAGCGCGAGAGCGACCGCCATGTGGAGGGCGTGCTGCCAGGCGCGCATCCGGGCGGGTGAGCGCCGCGCCATCACGAACGCGACCGCCAGCAGCAGCACCGCGTCGACGGCGACCAGCCACCACACCCTGCCGTCGTGCTCGGCGAGCGTGCCGAGATTCAGCTCGGCGACCTCCCGGCCGCGCAGCACCTCGTCGAGGACATGCGGCATGGGCAGCCCGAACGGCCCCTCCACCCGGCCGTTCCATGTCGCGCCGAGCCCGATCGTGAGCGCGAGCCACACCAGGTTCGGCATCCCGAGCAGGATCACCGCGAGCGTCTCGACCGCATGCCCGCGTGTCGCCGCGACGACCAGGCCGATGACGACACCCAGCCCGACCCATGCGAACAGCAGCACCACCATGGCGTACGCGGCCGGCCGTACCGACTCCTGGAAGCGCAGCAGCCGGCCGGGCAGCGGAGCCCCGCGCGAGACCAGCAGGGCCAGCACCAGCACGCCCGCCAGCCACAGCAGGCCGAAGAACACCGTCGCCGGGACGTCCGTTTCGAAGCCGACCTCCGGTGAGATGCCGAACACGTCACCGAGGTCACCCAGGGCGTCCTCCCCGAGGTCGCCGAGGGAGAGGGAGAAGGTCTGGCGGGCGGCGTAGGCCAGCGCGAGCAGCCCGACCAGCCACAGCACGGCGATCCTGGCCGCCCATCCGGCGAGTTCCCCGGGGCCGGCGACCGCCCGGTGCCGCAGCGGCCGCAGGAAACCGGCGGCCAGGACGAGGGCTCCGACGAGCGTGACGGACAGCGGGATCACGGTCAGCCCGGCGTCGGACTCGGCCAGCCCGCCGGCGTTGCCGGAGAGCTCGACCGTGCCGCCGACCGCCGTGACCACGGTCGCGGCGACGACCCGCGGGAAGGCGTTGTCCGGGAGCTCAGAGGCCCCGGCCGCCCACAGTCCCAGCGCTGCGACCACCCCCATCGAGACCAGCCCGGCCAGCACCGCGGCGAGGGCCTGGACCCAGCCATGGCTCGCCACGGCCGGACGGGTGGGGGTCAGCACGCTCACCCCGCCCACGCTATGCAGCGCCGCTGCGGTGCGCCCGCCGGGAGGTCCGTCCGCGTCGGCTTGCGGGCGGCGCGGGACCGAGGCACAGAATGGGAAAACCGCCACAAAGCGACAAGAGCTGCGAAAGACGACAACAAGGACAGTAGAAGAGGAAGAAGGCTTCGTGAGCGTCGAACCCCCGTCCTCCGGCCGCCCCACAGGACCGCCCTCGGGCCCCCTTTCGGGCCCTTCCGGCCCACCCTCGCAGCCTCCGGGCGACGGCGGTCCGGGAGGGCCCTGGCCCGAACCCCACCACCCTTGGTGGAAGTCCGTACCCCGCATCGCGGTGCTCACCGCCGTGGTGGTGGCCGCCGTGGTCCTCGCCGTCGTCCTCTCGCGAGGCGGCGGCGACACCAGCCCCGTGGCCAGCGGCGAGGTCTTCGGCCAGCCCAAGGACAAGCAGGGCCCCGACCCGTTCACCGAGTCCACGGCGGAGAAGACCTCCGCCGCGCCCGTCACCCCGTCCCCGGCCGAACCGGCGCCCACGAACTCCGTACGGCGTGTCGACGGCGGCGCACCGGGCCTGTACGGCGGCAGCCGCAACGTGGCCAGCTGCGACGTCGAGAAGCAGATCGAGTACCTCCAGGCGGACCCGGAGAAGAACAGGGCGTTCGCGTCGGTCGCCCACGTCGACGCGTCCGGCGTCCCCTCCTACCTGCGCTCGCTCACCCCGGTCCAGCTGCGTATGGACACCCGCGTCACCAACCACGGCTACCGCGACGGCGCCGCCACCAGCTACCAGGCCGTCCTCCAGGCCGGCACGGCGGTCCTCGTCGACGACCGCGGAGTGCCTCGGGTGCGCTGCGCCTGCGGCAACCCGCTGACCGATCCGGTCGCCCAGCAGGGCACGTTCAAGCGGACGGGTGAGACCTGGCCGTCGTACAGCTCCGCGAACGTCGTGGTGGTCGCGCCCTCGGTCACGATCGTCAACGTCTTCGTCATCTTCGACGTCGAGCGCGACGAGTGGATCTCCCGGCAACGCGGCGACGACGGCGGCAAGGACAAGAAGACCCGCCCGCCCGTGAGGCCCTCCCCGTCGGTGAGCGTGTCGACACCGACGTCGCCGAGCTCCCCGTCGAAGTGCGTCCCGCTGCCCGACGACGCCACGGAGATGCCCCCCGGTTCGGCCTCACCCTGCCCGCCCACGTCGACCGCCCCGTCCTCGCCCTCGACGAACCCGCAGACGTCGACGAGCGAGCCGACGACCACGAAGCCCGAAACATCCGCGTCGCCCGAGACGTCGGCTTCCACCTCCAAGCCGCCGTCGGACGGGGACACGACCGCGACGTCACAGTCGGCGTCCACCGCGAGCAGGAGTGGGAGCGTGTCGGGCTCACCCTCGCTGTGACGTACAGCGCCACCTGCATGGAGACTGCGCGGCTCCGCTCTGGGTACGAGGACTGGTGCAGCAGCGTCCGGCCAGTCCGGCTTCCGAGAGAGAAACGCATGATCGAGCACGTGGACGGGGCAGTGATTCCGACTGGTTTCGACGTGCCCGTGGAACCGCTTCGGCGGGCGGCGCACTACAGCGGTGAACCGGGATGCATCGCCGAGGCGCGGTCCTTCGCCGCGCTGTTCCTGGGCCGGCTCAGGACCGAGTGGTGCGCCACGATCGGCGAGCCCGCCGAGGACAAGGTGCTCCTGGTGGTCAGCGAGCTGGTCACCAACGCCGACCGGCACAGCAACGGCCCGTACATCCTGGACCTGGAGGGCACGGACGACGCCGTCATGGTCTCCGTGTACGACAGCAGCTCCGCCCTGCCCCGCCGCTACCCCAAGGACCCGGAGCGCGTCGGCCGCCACGGCCTGGAGATAGTGCACGCGCTCGCGGCGGAGGTCACCGTGGAAAAGGTGCCGGTCGGCAAGCGGGTGCGGGCGCTGCTGCGGCTGACCGACGAGTGACGCGGGCGGGAGACGTCGACAGGCGAACTCCGTCGGCGGGAGGGTGAGTTGGTCCTCCCGGCGATTCTCCCCAGAGCAGAACGCTGATCCCTTCCCACGAGGTTCAGGGAATCTAGTCTGAAGTGGTGAGCAACCAACCGCCGAACGAAGCCCGCGTCATTCCGCTGCGCCCGCCTGCCGTGCGCCCGGCCGCCGCTCCGTCACCGCAGGGGGAGACCAAGGAACCCCTGTGGCGCGACCTGGTCGGCGACGTCCTGCGCCGCGAGCGCCTGACTCAGGAGCGCACGCTCAAGGACGTGGCCGACGCGGCCCGGATCTCCATGCCGTATCTCTCGGAGGTGGAGCGGGGCCGCAAGGAGGCCTCCTCGGAGGTCCTCGCGGCCGCCGCCCACGCCCTGGGGCTCGGCCTCGGCGACCTGCTGTCCCGTGCGCAGGGCGAGCTCGTGCGGATCACCAGCCGCCGGGTGCCGGGCGCCGGCCGCAGCAGGGCCGGTTCGTCGTACGACGGGATGTGCCTGGCCGCGTGAGGACGCGCCGGCGCCTCAGACCCGCACGAGGCGCCGGCTCACCACCTCGTCGGCCAGCCCGTACGCCACCGCTTCCTGCGCGGTGAACACCTTGTCGCGGTCCATGTCCGCGCGCAGCGTGGCGATGTCGTGGTGCGTGTGCCGGGCCAGCACCTCCTCGACCTGCGAGCGGATCCGGACCATCTCCTTGGCCTGGAGAGCGAGATCGGACACCACGCCCCGGCTGCCGCCGCTGGCGGGCTGACCGAGCAGCACGCGCGCGTGCTCCAGCACGAACCGCCGGCCCGGGTCCCCTCCGGCCAGCAGTACGGCCGCCGTTGACGCCGCCTGGCCCACGCAGAACGTGGAGATCGGCGCCTGCACGTACGTCATCGTGTCGTAGATCGCCATGAGCGAAGTGAACGAGCCGCCGGGGGAGTTGATGTAGATGGCGACCTCGCTCTCCGGCGCCGCCGACTCCAGATGGAGCAGTTGCGCGATGACGACGTTGGCGACGCCGTCGTCGATCTCCGTGCCGAGGAAGATGATCCGCTCCGACAGCAGCCGGCTGAACACGTCGTAGGACCGCTCACCCTGCGGGGTGCGCTCGACGACGTTCGGAATCGTGTAGGTCCCCATATCACAGCCCCATCCGTCGTCGGGAGGAAGCCGGGCGGACGTCCGTGAGGGACTCCACCACCCGGTCCACCATGCCGTACTCCCTGGCCTCCTCGGCCGTGAACCAGCGGTCGCGGTCGCCGTCCCGGGAGATGGTCTCCGGACTCTGGCCGGTGTGCTCCGCGGTGATCCGCTCGATGGTCTTCTTGGTGAACTCCAGGTTCTCCGCCTGGATCTCGATGTCCGCGGTGGTGCCGCCGATGCCCGCCGACGGCTGGTGCATCATGATCCGCGCGTTCGGCAGCGCGCACCGCTTGCCCTCGGCGCCGACGCTCAGCAGGAACTGGCCCATGCTGGCCGCGAAGCCCATGGCGAGCGTCGACACGTCGTTCGGGATCAGCCGCATCGTGTCGTAGATGGCGAGGCCGGCGTGCACCGAGCCGCCGGGGCTGTTGATGTACAGGGCGATGTCGGTGCGCGGGTCCTCCGCGGACAGGATCAGCAGCTGGGCGCAGACCCGGTTCGCGGAGACCTCGTCGACCTGGGTGCCCAGCAGGACGATGCGCTGCGCCAGCAGCTGGGACGCGAGCTGGTCGTCGAAGCGGGTGGGAGGGGTGTCGCCCTCCTCCGCCCGCGGGGCGAGCGTGGTCGGTGGTGTCATCGGTTCTCCTCGTCGTGGCGGGGATGCCGTCGACTCCACTGTCGACCGCGGACGGGGCCGGAACGCGGTTTCTCTGCCCGGGGCAGATTCGCCACGGGCAGAGCGCCGGGTCAGCCCTTCTCGCGCAACTGCCGGAAGAACGCCCGTACGTCCTCCACCAGCAGGTCGGGCTCCTCCATCGCCGCGAAGTGCCCGCCCCGGTCGAGCTCCGTCCAGCGCACGATGTTCTCCGTCCGCTCCGCCTTGTGGCGCAGCGGGATCTGCGGATCGCCGGGGAAGGAGGCCACCGCGGTCGGGGCGGTCGAGGGCTCGTGCGGAGCGGCGATCCGGTCGCCCGTGGCGTGGGCGCGCTCGTAGTAGATCCGGGCGGACGAACCGGCCGTGCCCGTCAGCCAGTACAGCATCACGTTCGTGAGCATCAGGTCCCGGTCCACGGCCTCCTCGGGCAGCTGCCCGGAGTCCGTCCACTCCTGGAACTTCTCGACGATCCAGGCGAGTTGGCCGACCGGGGAGTCGGTGAGTGCGTACGACAGGGTCTGCGGCCGCGTGGACTGCACATGGAAGTAGCCCGTCCCGTCGCGGAACCAATCGGCCCACCGCCGCCACGAGGTGAGCGCGCGCTCGCGCTCCTGCGGGCTCAGCGCCTGAAGCTCCTCGGGGGTCGGCTCGGTGGCCGCCTGCGCACCGGGCAGCAGGTTGAGGTGGATGCCGATGGACCGGTCGGGGTGGACGCGGCCCAGCTCGCGGGAGATGCCGGCGCCCCAGTCGCCGCCCTGGGCGCCGAACCGCTGGTAGCCCAGGCGTGTCATCAACTCGGCCCACGCGTCGGCGATCCGGCGCGCCTCCCAGCCCGTCTCCCGGGTGGGCCCGGAGAACCCGAAGCCGGGGATGCTCGGCAGCACGACGTGGAAGGCGTCGGCGGGGTCACCGCCGTGCGCCGCGGGATCCGTCAACGGCCCCACGATGTCGAGGAACTCGACGATCGAGCCCGGCCAGCCGTGCGTGATGATCAGCGGGGTGGCATCGGGCTCGGGGGAGCGGACATGAGCGAAGTGCACATGCGCGCCGTCGATCTCGGTCGTGAACTGCGGCCACTCGTTCAGCCGCGCCTCTGCGGCCCGCCAGTCGTAATCGTGCCGCCAGTACCGCACCAGCTCGCGCAGATACTCCGACGGAACTCCGTACGCCCATCCCACCCCGGGCAGTTCATCCGGCCACCGGGTGGCGTCGAGGCGACGGTGGAGGTCGTCCAGGTCGCTCTGCGGGATGTCGATACGGAAGGGGTGGATGCCGCTGTCGGCGGGCGAAGACGTCATGAACGGGATGCTAGTGCGGAAGGGTGTAGCGGCCATCTGGATTAATCGGCCACGCGACCGATGAGTTCCGGGGCGAGGATCGGTCGACACAGATGACAGCGTTCCGCACGCCCAGGAGGTACTCATGGCAACCGACGGATTCACCACGTGTCTCTGGTTCGACGGCCAGGCCGAGGAGGCCGCCCATTTCTACGTCTCGATCTTCAAGAACTCCAGCGTCGGCAAGCTCGCCCGCTACCCCGAGGGAGCGATGCAGCCCGCCGGCAGCGTGATGACCGTCGAGTTCACGGCCAACGGCCACAAGTTCCTCGGGCTCAACGGCGGCCCCCAGTTCAAGTTCACCGAGGCGACCTCCTTCATGATCTTCTGCGAGAACCAGGAGGAGATCGACTACTACTGGGCCAAGCTCACCGAGAACGGCGGCGAACCCGGCCCGTGCGGCTGGCTCAAGGACAGGTACGGCGTGTCCTGGCAGGTCGTCCCGGACCGGCTCCAGGAGATGATCACCGACCCCGACCCGGCGAAGGCGGCCCGCGTGACCGAGGCGTTCATGGCCATGAGCAAGTTCGACATCGCCGCCCTGGACAAGGCCTACGCGGGCGAGTGAGCCCGGCCTACGGACTCTCGCGGATCGCCCGAGTGATCTCCAGGGTGATCCGCAGGATCCCGGGGGAGCGGACCGGACAGGGCTTCGGTGTCGAGGTCGTGGGCGCCAGACAGAAGTGCAGGTAGTCGTCGTCGCGGTGCAGCGCCGTCCGGTCGCGGCCCGGCTGAGTGCAGTACCCGGAGTGTTCGCGCTCGTACGCCGTGCACGGCAGGTACTGGACCCAGGAGTAACGCGCCCCGGCCGCACTCACCGCCTTGCCCGCGTCCGCGACCAGGTCGCCCGAGCCGGCGGCCTGCTCCTCGTAGAGGGCGTTGACGCGCCGGACCCGCTCGGGGGTGATCGGGTCCGGGCCCTGCGACACCCAGACGATCCGGGCGTCCCCGGCAGCGGCGATCTGGTCGGCGAGCCGCTTCATGTCGGCCGCGTACCGCGCGAAGTACTTCTCGGGGGAGGCGTCGTACGTGATCCCGTCCATGCACGGTGTGTAACCCCACGCGTTGCCCCAGAACTGCAGCACCACGAAGTCCGGCCGCAGCCGGCGCACCAGGGCCGCCGCCTTGTCCGCGACGGGGACGAGGGACCGCTTGCCCGTGCCTTCCAGGTAGTCGCACAGGGTGGTTCCCGAGTAGGGGGCGCTCGTGTACGTCGCCCGTAGGCCGCGGCGCAGCTCCTGCCCGAGTACCTTCTGCGCCTCCATCGCGAGCGAGTCGCCCAGATACAGCACGGAGGGCGCCTTCGCAGCGGGCGCCTTGGCAGAGGCGCCGGGCGAGGCGGGCGCCCGCTGGTGGGTGGTGGCCGACGCCTCCGGCACCTCGGGCGGCGCGGCGGCCTCCGGCCCGGACGCCGGGTCCCCGCACGCCCCGAGGAGCACGGCGGCCAGCAGCACCCCGACGATCCACGGCTTGCGCATACGGCAACTCCCGCCCCGGACACCGAAAACGGCTCCCCAGGCAAGCACAGCCGGGCCCACGGGGGAAGACCCGCGTCGGCCACGGAACGCCCATGGCCGACGCGGTCCTGACGGTCCTTCAGACGCGGTCCGCCGCGATCAGCAGGTACTGGAAACTGCCGTTCTTGTACGCGGTCAGGAACGTGTCCTCGATGCCCGTCACCAGGTGCTCGGCCTCGCGGCGCAGCTCCCAGTAGGGGATCGTCGCCTCGGTCAGGTCCTGTACATGGACCGGGACCAGCCGGTTGCGGGCCATGGCCCGGAAGTACGCCGAGCGTGGGTGGATGTCGCAGATGTAGTGGGCGTTGATGAGGGAGACCTCGCGGGAGGCGCGCCCGTAGGTGTCGTTGTAGCAGCCGGTGATCACCACATAGCGGCCGCCGCGGCGCAGCAGCCGGGCGTGCTCGGCGAACAGCAGGTCCAGCTCGACGTACATCGTGGACTCGTTGTTCCACGACGCCGCGAACTCTCCGGACGGCAGCCCGGTGTCGAGCATGTTGCGGCAGTGGTAGCGGACCCGGTCGTCGATGCTCCGCTTGCGGGCCTGCTCGTTCGCGAACTGGGCCTGCTTGGCGGAGAGCGTGACGCCGTCCGCCTGGCAGCCGTAGCGCAGATGCGCCACCACGCTGCCGCCGCCGCGTCCGCAGCCGGCGTCGAAGACACGATCGGTGGGCGTCAGCGGGCCCAGGTGGGTGGCGAGCAGTTCGGCCTGGGCGTGTTCCAGCCGGTGCAGTTCGGCGGTGATGCGTTCGCCGCGCAGAGCGGGATCGGGCTCGTCGAGCACGGAGCGGTCGGCGGCGCCGATGCCGTAGTGATGGTGGTACAGGTCGTCGATCTTTCCGAGTTCGAGGTTGACCGGGTTCTCCTCGGCGTTCCAGTAGTCCGCGACGCGGGTCTGGTACGTGGACTGGGACGGCACCGGTGCTGCGGCGGTGCCGGCTTCGGGGGCGATGGTCAACGGTGACTCCTTGTGCCGTTGTATCTGACGCTCTGTCATTCAGTCGCGCTCTACCAGTAGTTGGGCAGGTGGTAGCGGTGGGTGTTGGTGGCGTGCCACTCGTGGTTGCCGGCCACCCAGTCGGACAGCCCTCGCGTGTAGCGCTCCACGAGGGGTGAGGTGGCGGACAGCAGGGCCGACTCCTCCTCGTAGGCCTCCATGATCCGGTTGTGGATCTCGACGGCCTTCAGATACGCGGCCTTGAGCCCGCATCGCTCGTTCGCGGCGATGACCTGCGGCAGGTTGAGATGCGTCGGGTCGCTGGCCAGTTCCTTGGTGAAGGAGTACAGGTCGTTGACGATCGTGGTGGCGTTGGCGGCGAGCGCGGTGATGCGCTGGATCTCGGGGCGGGCGTACACCGCCTCGGGCAGCTCGTAGCCGTCGATGGCGTCGACGATCGACAGACAGGGACGGAAGTTGTTGAACTGCCGCATCACCAGGTACTCCCACACCCGGGGCGTGTACCGGGTCTCGCCCCAGGCCGCCTCGCCCAGGTAGCCGAGGTGCAGCCGGGCGAGATCGTGCACGAGCCGGTCGGTCTGGCTGGGCGTGGCGACGACGGCGTAGTCCTTCAGGGCCCAGTGGTACGACCGCAGCGGGCCGTCCCTCTGCATGCCGTGCAGCCACTCCTCCTGCAGCTCCGGTGTGCCGTGGTACGGGTCCAGCGCAGACTGGGCCATGATCAGCCGCCCGCCGAGCCCGCTCCTCGACCCGCCCTTGTCCTCGTCCTCCTCGCAGTAGCAGTTGTCGACGATGTTCTCGGCCAGCAGCAGCTTCCCGGCCACCGTCAGGCGCTCCAGGTCGGCCGCGGCCGGGTGCTGGAGCACCACCGCCCGGCCGAACTGGAACCCCGAGAAGTCCCCCGACCAGGCCTGCGGGAACAGGTCCAGGCGCCCGGCCCAGGCCTCCAGCCTGCGGTCGATCTCCTCGACCTTCTCGGGGTCCGCGGGGGCGACCGACCGGTATCTGAGGCCGGGGATCGCACCGCCGCGCCGGGTCCGCACGGTGCGCGCGAGGTTGGGCGGACCGGGCAGCGGCATCGCGGAGGCGGCGGTGGTCGGGGCCGTGCTCATCGGGTGCTCCATGCGGTCACTCGGGGATCCGGCCGATCTGGGCGTTCTCGAGGATTCCGACCGCGTCGGGCACGAGGATCGCCATTGAGTAGTAGGCGGTGACGAGGTAGCGGATGATCGAGTTGGTGCCGATGCCCATGAACCGCACGTTCAGACCGGGCTGGTGCTCCTCGGGGATCCCGGTCTGGTACAGCCCGATGGCCCCCTGGTCGCCCTCTCCGGTGCGCAGCGCGATGATGCTGCTGGTGTGCTGCGGACTGATCGGGATCTTGTTGCAGGGGAAGATCGGGACACCACGCCAGGCAGGGATCTCGTGGCCCTCGACGCTGGCCGTGCCGGGCACCAGACCGCGCCGGTTGCACTGCCGGAAGAACGCCGCGATCGCCTTCGGATGCGCGATGAACAGCTTGGTCTTGCGGCGCATCGACAGCAGCTCGTCCATGTCGTCGGGGGTCGGCGGACCGGTGAAGGTGCTGATGCGCTGCCCGTAGTCGGCGTTGTGCAGCAGTCCGAACTCCCGGTTGTTGACCAGCTCCCACTCCTGGCGTTCGCGGATCTCCTCGATGGTCAGCCTCAGTTGCTGCTCGGTCTGGTTCATCGGGTTGTTGTAGAGGTCGGCGACCCGGGTGTGGACGCGCAGCACGGTCTGGGTCAGCGACAACTCGTACTCGCGCGGAGCGAGGTCGTAGTCCACGTAGCCGCCGTTGATGGTCGGCTCGCCGATGTGGCC of the Streptomyces sp. T12 genome contains:
- a CDS encoding geranyl diphosphate 2-C-methyltransferase; translated protein: MTIAPEAGTAAAPVPSQSTYQTRVADYWNAEENPVNLELGKIDDLYHHHYGIGAADRSVLDEPDPALRGERITAELHRLEHAQAELLATHLGPLTPTDRVFDAGCGRGGGSVVAHLRYGCQADGVTLSAKQAQFANEQARKRSIDDRVRYHCRNMLDTGLPSGEFAASWNNESTMYVELDLLFAEHARLLRRGGRYVVITGCYNDTYGRASREVSLINAHYICDIHPRSAYFRAMARNRLVPVHVQDLTEATIPYWELRREAEHLVTGIEDTFLTAYKNGSFQYLLIAADRV
- a CDS encoding SGNH/GDSL hydrolase family protein, with translation MRKPWIVGVLLAAVLLGACGDPASGPEAAAPPEVPEASATTHQRAPASPGASAKAPAAKAPSVLYLGDSLAMEAQKVLGQELRRGLRATYTSAPYSGTTLCDYLEGTGKRSLVPVADKAAALVRRLRPDFVVLQFWGNAWGYTPCMDGITYDASPEKYFARYAADMKRLADQIAAAGDARIVWVSQGPDPITPERVRRVNALYEEQAAGSGDLVADAGKAVSAAGARYSWVQYLPCTAYEREHSGYCTQPGRDRTALHRDDDYLHFCLAPTTSTPKPCPVRSPGILRITLEITRAIRESP
- a CDS encoding family 2 encapsulin nanocompartment cargo protein terpene cyclase translates to MSTAPTTAASAMPLPGPPNLARTVRTRRGGAIPGLRYRSVAPADPEKVEEIDRRLEAWAGRLDLFPQAWSGDFSGFQFGRAVVLQHPAAADLERLTVAGKLLLAENIVDNCYCEEDEDKGGSRSGLGGRLIMAQSALDPYHGTPELQEEWLHGMQRDGPLRSYHWALKDYAVVATPSQTDRLVHDLARLHLGYLGEAAWGETRYTPRVWEYLVMRQFNNFRPCLSIVDAIDGYELPEAVYARPEIQRITALAANATTIVNDLYSFTKELASDPTHLNLPQVIAANERCGLKAAYLKAVEIHNRIMEAYEEESALLSATSPLVERYTRGLSDWVAGNHEWHATNTHRYHLPNYW